Proteins found in one Candidatus Margulisiibacteriota bacterium genomic segment:
- a CDS encoding glycosyltransferase family 9 protein produces MKILIVKLGAIGDVLRTTSLLPGLRNKFNDPTIDWLTANSAKDILLNNPLINRLAVWEERESLNDYQLVIGLEDDKEACEYVSSRRAEQVVGAFLKNGKQSYTPSGWFDMSMISRFGLEQANFLKKKNQNTYQQHMAALLRIEISPYVFKLTPEEMEYGERVIRELGIGKRETVVGINTGAGKRWPLKSWGVEQTIELINRLRKELGVVSLILGGDQEQERNALIAKESGMPNAGTHSLRGFAAVIGRTKTLVSSDSLAMHFGIALNKRLVIFFGPTSAAEIELYELGEKLLSPVACSVCYKKNCDKKPHCMDSISIEEMFQAVKRQLAAA; encoded by the coding sequence ATGAAAATACTAATCGTTAAATTAGGGGCGATCGGGGACGTTTTAAGGACGACTTCGCTTCTCCCCGGCTTGAGAAACAAATTCAACGACCCGACGATCGACTGGCTGACCGCCAACTCGGCTAAAGATATTTTGCTCAACAATCCGCTGATCAATCGCCTTGCGGTTTGGGAAGAGCGGGAGTCGCTCAACGATTATCAGCTGGTCATCGGGCTGGAAGACGACAAAGAAGCGTGCGAATATGTTTCTTCCCGTCGGGCGGAGCAGGTGGTCGGCGCTTTCTTAAAGAACGGCAAGCAGAGCTACACGCCGTCCGGCTGGTTCGATATGTCGATGATCTCCCGCTTTGGCCTGGAACAGGCGAACTTTCTCAAGAAAAAGAACCAAAACACCTACCAACAGCATATGGCGGCGCTTTTGCGGATTGAGATCTCGCCGTACGTTTTTAAATTGACGCCGGAGGAGATGGAATACGGTGAACGGGTGATTAGGGAATTGGGGATTGGAAAACGGGAAACAGTTGTTGGGATAAATACCGGAGCGGGAAAACGCTGGCCGCTCAAGAGCTGGGGAGTGGAACAGACGATTGAACTGATCAACCGCCTGCGCAAGGAGTTGGGGGTTGTTTCCCTGATCCTTGGCGGCGACCAGGAGCAGGAGCGGAACGCTTTGATCGCTAAAGAGAGCGGAATGCCGAACGCCGGAACACATTCCCTGCGCGGGTTTGCCGCGGTCATCGGCCGGACCAAAACCTTGGTTTCCAGCGACAGCCTAGCGATGCACTTCGGGATCGCTCTTAACAAACGGCTGGTCATATTTTTTGGCCCGACCTCGGCGGCCGAGATCGAACTATACGAATTGGGCGAGAAGCTCTTGTCGCCGGTTGCTTGTTCAGTCTGCTACAAGAAGAACTGTGATAAAAAACCTCATTGCATGGATTCTATTTCGATCGAGGAGATGTTCCAGGCGGTTAAGAGGCAACTGGCTGCGGCCTGA
- a CDS encoding glycosyltransferase family 39 protein, which translates to MNLPLLLIVAINLLKLGLVRFFPLIGDEAYYWLWAQHPAFSYVDHPPMVAYVNLILSTLFGNSELVVRLGALTIVALVTYLIYLIAKELFDRRTALWSALLFNLVPTFFGGGMFLVPQMLVFLFWSLSFYLLVKLIKTGDGKYWYLLGLSVGLGLLSDYVMALFVIATFFYLIIDKSQRFWFKKKEPYLGLCLSLGLFLPVLVWNFGLGFTPLFYWGGKMGTGPRIGDNLLNFFGLQTLLYTPPIFFGSIYLIYKARKNLLLATFAGAVLLPFTLISPIINVGGHWPACAYLPALVGSGKMKRWVIGVMIGFALVLDLGGFAYYLFFYPTPADLRGQEFTINAQLPAYLKATTPKTGKTYYFANDLGLLGLVAFHGQVKVNMAPGRLKQVDMWGKPELKTGDNIIYFAINEQEIGDKLKPRFKKVWVEPRHRLFNKDANLPNLTKIFHAEGYKGGKLP; encoded by the coding sequence ATGAATTTGCCGCTTTTATTAATTGTCGCTATTAACCTTCTAAAGCTCGGTTTGGTCCGGTTTTTCCCGCTGATTGGCGATGAAGCGTATTATTGGCTCTGGGCCCAGCACCCCGCTTTCAGCTACGTCGACCATCCGCCGATGGTCGCCTACGTCAATTTGATCTTATCGACCCTTTTTGGAAACAGCGAACTAGTAGTCAGGCTGGGGGCGCTAACGATCGTCGCCCTGGTCACCTATCTGATCTACCTGATCGCTAAAGAGCTCTTTGACCGCCGGACCGCCCTCTGGAGCGCGCTCCTTTTCAACCTGGTCCCGACTTTTTTCGGCGGAGGGATGTTCCTGGTCCCGCAAATGCTCGTTTTTCTTTTCTGGTCGCTAAGTTTTTATCTGCTGGTAAAATTAATCAAAACCGGCGACGGCAAATACTGGTATCTGCTTGGCCTCTCCGTTGGCCTCGGACTATTGAGCGATTACGTCATGGCCCTTTTTGTCATCGCGACCTTCTTTTATCTGATCATCGACAAGAGCCAACGATTTTGGTTCAAAAAGAAAGAACCGTACCTTGGCCTTTGCCTTAGCCTTGGCCTTTTCCTTCCCGTTCTGGTCTGGAACTTCGGCCTCGGTTTCACCCCTCTTTTCTACTGGGGCGGAAAAATGGGGACCGGCCCGCGGATCGGCGACAACCTGCTCAACTTCTTTGGCCTTCAAACTTTGCTCTATACCCCCCCGATCTTTTTTGGCTCGATCTACTTAATCTATAAAGCAAGAAAGAACTTATTATTAGCAACTTTCGCCGGCGCGGTTCTTCTCCCCTTTACCCTGATCAGTCCGATCATTAACGTCGGCGGCCATTGGCCAGCCTGCGCTTATCTCCCGGCGCTGGTCGGCAGCGGCAAGATGAAACGGTGGGTGATCGGGGTTATGATCGGCTTCGCCTTGGTCCTCGATCTGGGGGGCTTCGCTTACTATCTCTTTTTCTATCCAACCCCGGCCGATTTACGGGGACAAGAATTTACGATCAACGCCCAGCTCCCGGCTTATTTGAAAGCGACAACGCCTAAGACCGGAAAAACTTATTACTTTGCCAACGATCTGGGACTTCTCGGCTTAGTCGCTTTCCACGGCCAGGTCAAGGTCAACATGGCGCCGGGCCGGCTGAAACAGGTCGACATGTGGGGAAAACCGGAATTAAAAACCGGGGACAACATCATCTACTTCGCGATCAACGAGCAAGAGATCGGCGACAAATTAAAACCGCGCTTCAAGAAAGTTTGGGTCGAACCGCGGCACCGGCTTTTCAATAAGGACGCCAATCTCCCTAACCTCACCAAGATCTTTCACGCCGAGGGTTATAAGGGGGGCAAACTTCCTTGA
- a CDS encoding glycosyltransferase family 39 protein, producing MKRALLIILGLFFLAALITLPRNPLQNDDASLYALVAKNAIVHNQWLAQYITPGDPASFIDKPPLGIWLLAWPMKIFGVSELTVHLPNVLYFAALLAIIYFYLRRTNGQRLALLSTVIAGTSLGLVVYSRAPKLDILLPLFVTLAHLALYEFIKKDRPGALYLFTAALAGGFLVKSGFGLLLPGLTVIFLFIFNAEARSAFLRLLFSYRLLLSTLLLVLLVGAVLGLQAVPLRDQWLPYLRSITIQSKYNTSYLGFGFYTSIFGFLLISIFPWAPFALTAIKGRLFSKGLNLNRLCNLWLWSNFLFLLFFYRQSDLRTFTVFVPPLAILAAIKLTAIQWKIRKPSAAADLFTGFRIELLWNLLFWLIFAVGFIMLLIKPFNGDGIYLGDALLPIGLFVVALSWLFFDLFRPVWSKFVVFCALTVLAYSALFYVSLPLVNSFNPNVSWPSMIKEYTRQGYAFVIYRPPDRQLFYSPDLFYVDFMSGPADLYFWDQVKLKDFLSMEKAIVLSDTKSWEKAKIRGKVLARDNYSELVITKAY from the coding sequence TTGAAGCGAGCCCTGCTCATCATCCTGGGATTATTTTTCCTGGCGGCGCTGATCACTCTGCCGCGCAATCCGCTGCAGAACGACGACGCCTCGCTATACGCGCTGGTCGCCAAGAACGCGATCGTCCATAACCAATGGCTCGCTCAATATATTACGCCGGGAGACCCGGCTTCCTTTATCGACAAACCGCCGCTCGGGATCTGGCTTCTCGCCTGGCCGATGAAAATATTCGGCGTCAGTGAACTGACCGTCCACCTACCGAATGTCCTTTATTTCGCCGCCTTGCTGGCGATCATCTATTTTTACCTGCGGAGAACGAATGGCCAAAGGCTAGCGCTTCTCTCCACGGTCATCGCCGGGACCAGCCTCGGCCTGGTCGTCTATTCACGCGCGCCGAAGCTCGACATTCTTCTGCCGCTCTTTGTCACGCTCGCCCACCTGGCCCTTTATGAATTCATCAAGAAAGATCGTCCCGGCGCGCTTTATCTCTTCACTGCCGCTTTGGCCGGCGGTTTCCTAGTCAAATCAGGCTTTGGCTTGCTCCTGCCCGGACTGACAGTCATTTTTCTCTTTATCTTTAATGCTGAAGCGCGCTCTGCGTTTCTTCGGCTTCTTTTCTCTTACCGGTTACTGCTAAGCACTTTATTGCTCGTTCTGCTGGTTGGAGCGGTTCTTGGCTTGCAAGCGGTCCCCCTGCGCGACCAATGGCTCCCTTATCTCCGGAGTATCACCATTCAAAGCAAATACAACACCAGTTACCTGGGGTTTGGCTTTTACACTTCAATCTTTGGCTTTCTGCTGATCTCGATCTTCCCCTGGGCGCCGTTCGCCCTGACGGCGATCAAAGGACGGCTGTTCAGCAAAGGCCTTAACCTCAACCGACTCTGCAATCTCTGGCTCTGGTCGAACTTTCTCTTCCTGCTTTTTTTCTATCGCCAGAGCGATCTGCGAACCTTTACCGTCTTTGTCCCGCCGCTCGCCATCTTAGCGGCTATTAAACTAACAGCCATCCAATGGAAAATACGGAAACCGTCCGCCGCGGCGGATTTATTCACGGGTTTCCGTATTGAATTACTCTGGAATCTCCTCTTCTGGTTAATCTTCGCGGTCGGTTTTATAATGTTACTGATCAAGCCTTTCAACGGCGACGGGATCTATCTCGGTGATGCTCTTCTGCCGATCGGTCTTTTTGTCGTCGCCTTGAGCTGGCTATTCTTCGATCTGTTCCGGCCGGTCTGGAGTAAATTCGTCGTCTTCTGCGCTTTGACCGTCCTGGCTTACAGCGCCCTCTTCTACGTCTCGCTCCCGCTGGTCAATTCGTTCAATCCGAATGTCAGCTGGCCGAGCATGATCAAAGAGTACACCCGTCAGGGGTACGCCTTTGTGATCTATCGGCCGCCCGACCGCCAGCTCTTTTATAGTCCCGACCTTTTTTACGTTGACTTTATGTCCGGCCCGGCTGACCTGTATTTTTGGGACCAAGTAAAGTTGAAAGATTTCCTGTCAATGGAAAAAGCGATCGTGTTAAGCGACACCAAGAGTTGGGAAAAAGCGAAGATTCGAGGAAAAGTGCTGGCGCGGGACAATTATTCCGAACTGGTTATAACCAAAGCGTATTAG
- a CDS encoding glycosyltransferase family 2 protein: MEKKLLSICTLTWDQLGLTRKFVDSVRRATDVPYELIIVDNGSTDGTVEFIKQEADKSHFFPQNTGFAHGFNQALTLAEGEYVLVINNDTELPNGWFGKLRSAFDADPRCGLVYPCYTRGQKVGERWWPGTKVKLLPAFSKELPAGVAIFSKTAIFAGELKGFSEDYQIAGGEDLDLCFKAWTAGYSIYLDERVVVKHKGHGTSAKKLPNWKELYTKNGDFFQAKWGQYFKKDKR; encoded by the coding sequence ATGGAGAAAAAACTTTTAAGTATTTGCACGTTGACTTGGGACCAATTGGGCCTGACCCGGAAGTTCGTGGACAGCGTCCGGCGCGCGACCGACGTTCCTTACGAATTGATCATAGTTGATAACGGCAGTACCGACGGGACGGTCGAATTTATTAAGCAGGAGGCCGATAAATCCCATTTTTTTCCCCAGAACACCGGTTTTGCTCATGGCTTCAACCAGGCTCTTACCTTGGCGGAAGGGGAGTATGTGCTGGTTATCAATAATGATACCGAACTGCCGAACGGTTGGTTCGGTAAATTACGGTCTGCTTTTGACGCCGACCCGCGCTGTGGCCTGGTCTATCCCTGTTATACCAGAGGGCAGAAAGTCGGCGAAAGATGGTGGCCCGGGACCAAAGTTAAGCTTTTGCCGGCTTTCAGCAAAGAATTGCCGGCCGGCGTGGCTATTTTTTCCAAAACCGCGATCTTTGCCGGAGAGTTGAAAGGGTTTTCCGAAGATTACCAGATTGCCGGCGGCGAAGATCTTGATCTTTGTTTTAAGGCGTGGACAGCCGGTTACAGCATTTATCTTGACGAAAGGGTTGTGGTTAAACACAAGGGGCATGGGACCTCGGCTAAAAAATTGCCTAATTGGAAAGAGTTATACACAAAGAACGGTGATTTTTTTCAGGCTAAATGGGGACAGTATTTTAAAAAAGATAAGCGTTAA
- a CDS encoding glycosyltransferase family 2 protein, translated as MAQNIGLMITRNEEDVIEEVMNVNRKYFDTILVLDGSDDRTEEILRSYDCVKYFLKDKEILDRLPNRKFEDGARQFLLEKAQERYPVEGWFTLLHGDEIWHDDPNWVANEAEKARAEKVNWYVMNFFLHTSDKVRDLGSIKSVQERLLWYCPGYLEIRQFRNKPGIYYDLGQKYDVLPRGIGWKIYNKFPIYKHYPFRSVDQIMRKKQAHRETGFNGTYEKFSDVESCFADILPNYKQARRFDGSFHEFELAKQGSLLSRWLRGHKYITW; from the coding sequence ATGGCGCAGAACATTGGTTTGATGATAACGCGGAATGAAGAAGACGTGATCGAAGAGGTCATGAACGTTAACCGGAAATATTTTGACACTATCCTCGTCCTCGACGGTTCCGATGACAGAACGGAAGAAATACTCCGGAGCTATGATTGCGTAAAGTATTTTCTCAAAGACAAGGAGATTCTTGACCGCCTCCCTAACCGAAAGTTCGAGGATGGGGCCCGCCAATTCCTGTTGGAAAAAGCCCAGGAGCGTTATCCGGTTGAAGGGTGGTTCACCCTTTTGCACGGTGACGAGATCTGGCATGATGATCCGAATTGGGTCGCGAATGAGGCGGAAAAGGCCCGGGCCGAAAAGGTCAACTGGTACGTCATGAATTTCTTTCTCCACACTTCTGATAAAGTGCGCGATCTTGGCTCGATCAAATCGGTCCAGGAGCGGCTCCTCTGGTATTGTCCCGGTTACCTTGAGATCCGCCAATTCCGCAACAAGCCGGGGATCTACTACGATCTGGGCCAGAAGTACGATGTTTTGCCGCGGGGGATAGGCTGGAAGATCTATAACAAATTCCCGATCTACAAACATTATCCTTTCCGTTCCGTCGATCAAATCATGCGAAAAAAGCAGGCCCACCGGGAAACCGGTTTTAACGGGACTTACGAAAAGTTTAGCGACGTTGAGAGTTGTTTTGCCGATATTCTGCCGAACTATAAACAGGCCCGCCGTTTTGACGGGTCGTTCCATGAGTTTGAATTGGCCAAACAAGGGTCCCTTCTTAGCCGCTGGCTAAGGGGGCATAAATATATTACCTGGTAA
- a CDS encoding glycosyltransferase family 9 protein, which produces MIAKEIHNILVIRPDAIGDLVLTLPAIQAVKKKFPLAKITVLARPYTAPLLIGQPAVDAVIYDYELGKYKFDLSINYFNEFKDTFAAFKARIPYRLGDSSRVLTGWMNNLRVFRHWEDPTRHEVEFNFDLLHPLGITDQPEKAKITIAPPSLAKAKQLLAEHGWQPNRPLAGIHLGSATSQPWSTSGFAAVIDWLAEKTDHQPILLGGPAEKDRATEVLSMIKAPVINLAGEMALPELIALISLLNFYLGMDTGPTHIAAAFDVPQVMLLLNPNAKPARWGPWAVRHLTVAIEQRAAIPVEEVIAAVAAVLGGGGIIRSTVRPQPVAS; this is translated from the coding sequence ATGATCGCCAAAGAAATACACAATATTCTTGTTATCCGCCCGGACGCCATCGGCGACCTGGTCCTGACCCTGCCGGCGATCCAAGCCGTTAAGAAAAAATTCCCTTTGGCCAAGATCACCGTTCTGGCCCGCCCTTACACCGCGCCGCTCCTCATCGGCCAACCGGCAGTCGACGCGGTCATTTACGACTACGAACTGGGAAAATATAAATTCGACCTGTCGATCAATTATTTTAACGAGTTCAAGGACACGTTCGCCGCTTTTAAGGCCCGCATCCCGTATCGCCTGGGGGACAGCTCGCGCGTTCTGACCGGTTGGATGAACAACCTCCGGGTTTTCCGCCATTGGGAAGATCCGACCAGGCATGAAGTGGAATTCAATTTTGATCTGCTCCACCCCCTGGGGATCACCGATCAGCCGGAAAAAGCCAAGATCACCATCGCCCCGCCATCGCTCGCGAAGGCTAAACAATTGTTGGCTGAACACGGTTGGCAGCCGAACCGGCCGCTAGCCGGTATCCATCTGGGATCGGCGACCAGCCAGCCCTGGTCCACCTCGGGTTTTGCCGCCGTCATCGACTGGCTGGCGGAAAAAACCGATCATCAGCCGATCCTCTTGGGCGGGCCAGCGGAAAAAGACCGGGCGACAGAAGTTCTGTCCATGATCAAGGCCCCGGTCATAAATTTGGCCGGCGAGATGGCGCTCCCGGAACTGATCGCTTTGATCAGCCTTTTGAATTTTTACCTGGGGATGGATACCGGCCCGACCCATATTGCCGCGGCCTTTGACGTCCCGCAGGTCATGCTGTTATTGAACCCCAACGCCAAACCAGCCCGCTGGGGTCCCTGGGCGGTCCGGCATTTAACGGTCGCGATCGAACAAAGGGCGGCGATACCAGTTGAGGAAGTTATTGCCGCGGTCGCGGCTGTCCTTGGCGGGGGCGGAATAATTCGTTCGACGGTCAGGCCGCAGCCAGTTGCCTCTTAA